The Chthoniobacterales bacterium region TGAGCATCTCCGTCATGATCCATTCCTTCCGCGCGAGCGTGACCGATTGGATCGATTCCACACTCGTCGATGACCTCTTCATCAGCCTCGCCGCCAACGAACCCGGCCCGCTGCAAGGCCAGCTCCCCGCGGAAGCTCTCGACTGGGCCCGAACCCAGCCCGGGGTGGAACACGTCGCCACCCGCGCCGACACCGCCACGAGCTTTCGAGGTCAACGCGTCGAGCTCGCCGTCGTCACCGGAGAACGCGAATCGACGATGCGCTTTCTCGGAGGGAATCCGGCCGGCGATTTTCGCGCCTATCTCGAACCGGACACCGTCGCCATCTCGGAGCCATTTGCGAATCGCTTCCAACTCCGACCCGGCGACACCGTGGAACTACTCACTCCCGCCGGCCCCGCCGCTTTTCGTGTCGCCGGAGTCTTTCAGGACTACGCCCGCAGCAACGGAATCCTCCTCATGAAGCAGGCCGACTACGCCCGGCACTGGAGTCCGATCGGCGCACAATCCCTCGCCCTATCCGCGAGCCCTGCCACCGATCCCGCAGCCATCGGCGACGCCTTTCGCGCCCGATTCGGCGATCAGGGTCAGTTCTCCATCTCCTCGAACCGCGCGCTCCGCGAGCGCATCTTCGACATCTTCGACCAGACCTTTGCCGTCACTCTCGTCCTGCGCGCCATCGCCATTCTCGTCGCCGCCGTCGGCATCACTCTCGCCCTGCTGATCCTCGCCGCCGAGCGCGAACGCGAAATCGGCGTCCTGCGGGCAATCGGCGCCTCCCGCGGCCAGATCGTTGGGCTTTTTCTTGGCGAAGCCGGCCTCATCGGCTCGATCGCCAGCCTCATCGGCATCGTCTCCGGCATCAGCCTCTCGATGGTGCTCACCTGGGTAGTGAACAAGGCGTATTTCGGATGGACCATCCAGCTCAGCTATCCGACGACACTGCTGGTCTTCACGCCGCTCTGGATCGTCCCCATCGCCATGATCGCGGCCATCCTGCCGGCGTGGCGGTCCGCCCGCATCCCGCCCGCGACAGCCGTGCGCTTCGAGTGAAGGGCAAGCCCGCGCCTTGACTCAGCTCCGGAACATGCTACCAATCCCGGTGCCACCAATGCGGGTATAGCTTAGTGGTAAAGTTCCTGCCTTCCAAGCAGGCCATGCGGGTTCGATTCCCGCTACCCGCTCTCTTCTTTCTTCTCGGTGTGAGTTCGCGGATAAATTCCCGGTTTTCATCAATCTGCGGCAATCCGCATCAATCGATGACAATTGTCGCGAGTTTACTCTGTTGCCGGGCGTCAATTGACGCGGCCAGGTCGTCAAATTGACGGACCATAAATATCCGATATTCTTTCAGAACTTCCCGATTCCGTGCCGTCGCTGGCCTTCATTTCTCGATCGTGGTTGCGATTGCCCGGCGGGCGAGAGCTGATGATGATTCCGCACAGGTCCTCTTAGCCGGATTTCTCCAATTTTAGGATGCTTTCGGACGCAGGGTGCGCGGGCGGAAAGTGCGAACAGTAGAGCTTGGAAACATGCTCCCACACGGATTTCCGCAAACGCGTCAGCTATCGCCGCAAGTATGTTGCCGAGGAGGGAAATACCGCGTTCTTACTCTGAAATATGACGAAAGTAACGTCAGATGTCCTAAGGAAGGGGCGTAAACCAAGCATCCTCTGCGATATTGCCAGCGACTGCATTTCGCTTGGCTCGCTGTAAATCAGGATCAGGATCGATCGGCCATCGCACAATATCTGCATGAAAATCAGGTGGTTCTGAAGAAGTCACGTCTAGGTGTTCAATCCTGATACGCCCGACGTGGGCATTTCCAATACCATGCAAGTTCCTGTTGCCTGCGGCGGCTTGCGCCGAAGCCCAGAGCTGATCGGGACTCAATTTTAGTGCGCGAGTGATCGAGGTCTCATGGTCTTGGTTAGGAAGGAACGCAGGGTATTTGACTCTCCCCGTAGTTTTGGCGACCCAAGTAGAAGATACAATAGCCCGAGCGGCGACCTCGCAGTCCAAGACCTCTTCAGTCAGACCAGACGAAAGCATCTATCGTCAGACGTTGATTCGACGCAGCCCGTAATCGATGTCTATCGGCATTGAGAACCCGTCGAAAACGGTTACGCCATACCATTGATCAGTGCCATCCATCCCTGTATACGCCAAGCGGCCGGATGGGCCAATGCTCACGGAAAAAACACGCCGATAGCCTTCGTGCCATTCGAACGAAAGAGTGCCGCTTGGTTCGGCGGTAATTTCTGGCATTGGTCGACTCTCATCGAGCGACGAAATAAAATCCTCCGCTATCCTGCAAACCAACTTCGAGACGGGAAGAGCACTTCCGCCGTCCCAACCAAATTCTGAACACTCTGATACGACCTCTGCAAGCTCAGTGAGAACTTGGCTCCGGCCACCAAAAAGGGCAACCGAACTTTCTTCGCTTGCGAACACGGCTTCAATCGAACTGCGGACTATAGAGGCCTCGTCAGAAACAGCAGAGGTGCACCTCACAGACGGCCGCATGCAGGCCATTCCAGTTGCCGCCATCGCAGCCATCAACGAAATAGGTTCAGGCATTGGTTAGATAGCATGCCACGAAAGATTGAGTTTTTCAATAATCGAAGCGAGTCGTAAATTTTCCAGATTTCGTCAGAATCGGGCGGCAGGCGATGGAGCCTGAAAGTGTTGATGTCTAGGATGACCCACAACCCCTCCGCTTCAACAAATTTATCTGTGGCCAAAGTAATGTGAGCCCTGAATTGCTGGTCGGCTGTCATCGTTTGCTTTTGAGAGACGAAACCAGTAAAAGTAAGATCTGTGTCTCGTGGGATTTTCGGGCAAGTAAGCAGAAAATCGTCCAAATCGGTTATGCCATTCTCAATCGGAAGACAGAAGCGATTAATGAATCGAAGTCCCACCCTCCGGACAAGCACCGGCGTAGTGAGTTTCTTGTATCGATCCCACATCTCGCGAACTTCGTTGATGTAGTCTTCATAGGAAGAATAGGGGCTCAATCGATTGAAAGAAAATCCGGTCCGTCGCACTTGAACCAATTGCTTTCGATCAGGAGCCACGAACTGAAGGGCTTCTAGATTCTGTTCAATCTGAATGTCGGGTTTTACAGCTGGGCTCAGCTCAAACGTGCTCTGTGCGACAACTTGGCGTCGCCCGATGGGATATTTATCTGCAAATGCGAGGGAGGCGTCTTTCGACAACTCGGCGAGAGAAAATCCCGGCGAAGTTTCAACATTGATATCAAACACCGCTTCTACGATGGGCGCGCGAGTCAGATTCTGGCCGGGGGCGTCTTCGGACGACATTCCTCGAAAGAAAACCGAACGCGACTTCTCTCGTCCACGCAAATCTCAGTTGGACTACGGTGAGCATATCCCGAGTAGTTTCATCATGTCCGAGTCACCGGCCGCCGATGAGATGTGCCCCTATACCCGGACAGGGATGTTTTTTGAGGTTCGTGGATGTCTCGTTGCCGGATTGACAGCGTCGGCTTTTGAACGCGCATTTTGCCAACGTGAGTTTGGTTGCCGCCGAGCGGACCGCTGCCTTCGTGGTGGCCTTTGGAGTTCGACCTTCCACACGAAAAACCGCCCCGGAGTTCCCCCGGGGCGGCTTTTTGATTTTAGCTAAGCGCTGGAGGCGGGACTTAGTAGTCCATGCCGCCCATGCCGCCGCCCGGAGGCATGGCGGGCGCCTTTTCCTTCTCGGGAACCTCGGTGATGAGGGCTTCCGTGGTGAGAAGCAGGCCGCTGATGGAGGCCGCATTCTGCAGGGCAGAACGGGTGACCTTCGCCGGATCGACGACGCCAGCCTTCACGAGGTCCACGTATTCGCCAGTGGCGACATTGTAGCCTTCGTTGCCCTTGCGCTTCTTGACTTCCTGCACGATGAGCGCGCCTTCCAGACCCGCGTTTGCGGCGAGCTGGCGAAGCGGAGCTTCGATCGCACGGCGGACGATGCCGGCGCCGATCTGCTCATCACCTTCGAGGGTGAGCGCGTCGAGAGCCTTCTGGGCGCGGACGAGAGCAACGCCACCGCCGGGGACGATGCCTTCTTCGACGGCCGCACGGGTCGCGTGGAGGGCGTCTTCGACGCGGGCTTTCTTCTCCTTCATCTCGGTCTCGGTGGCGGCACCGACGTTGATGACGGCCACGCCGCCGGCGAGCTTGGCGAGACGCTCCTGGAGCTTCTCACGGTCGTAATCACTGGTGGTTTCCTCGATCTGGCGGCGGATCTGGCCAACGCGGCCCTGGATGTCCGAGCCCTTGCCTTCGCCTTCGATGATCGTGGTGTTCTCCTTGTCGATGACGATGCGCTTGGCGCGACCGAGATCGTCGAGGGTGAGGTTCTCGAGCTTGATGCCGAGGTCCTCGGTGATGAGACGGCCACCCGTGAGGACGGCGATGTCTTCCATCATGGCCTTGCGGCGATCGCCGAAGCCGGGAGCCTTGACGGCTGCGACCTGGAGCGTGCCACG contains the following coding sequences:
- a CDS encoding TIGR04255 family protein, with the protein product MSSEDAPGQNLTRAPIVEAVFDINVETSPGFSLAELSKDASLAFADKYPIGRRQVVAQSTFELSPAVKPDIQIEQNLEALQFVAPDRKQLVQVRRTGFSFNRLSPYSSYEDYINEVREMWDRYKKLTTPVLVRRVGLRFINRFCLPIENGITDLDDFLLTCPKIPRDTDLTFTGFVSQKQTMTADQQFRAHITLATDKFVEAEGLWVILDINTFRLHRLPPDSDEIWKIYDSLRLLKNSIFRGMLSNQCLNLFR
- the groL gene encoding chaperonin GroEL (60 kDa chaperone family; promotes refolding of misfolded polypeptides especially under stressful conditions; forms two stacked rings of heptamers to form a barrel-shaped 14mer; ends can be capped by GroES; misfolded proteins enter the barrel where they are refolded when GroES binds) yields the protein MPAKQLQFDEHARQALLRGVEKLSKAVKATLGPAGRNVILDKKFGSPTITKDGVSVAKEIELEDPYENMGAQLVREVASKTSDIAGDGTTTATVLAEAIYKEGLKNVTAGANPMSLQRGINKAVEAIVAELGRIAKKVKDSNEIAQVATVSANWDLTIGTIIADAMEKVGKDGTITVEEAKSIETTLDVVEGMQFDKGYLSPYFVTNTEDLEAVLESAYVLLFEKKISSLKDLLPLLEKVAKSGRPFLIIAEDVEGEALATLVVNKLRGTLQVAAVKAPGFGDRRKAMMEDIAVLTGGRLITEDLGIKLENLTLDDLGRAKRIVIDKENTTIIEGEGKGSDIQGRVGQIRRQIEETTSDYDREKLQERLAKLAGGVAVINVGAATETEMKEKKARVEDALHATRAAVEEGIVPGGGVALVRAQKALDALTLEGDEQIGAGIVRRAIEAPLRQLAANAGLEGALIVQEVKKRKGNEGYNVATGEYVDLVKAGVVDPAKVTRSALQNAASISGLLLTTEALITEVPEKEKAPAMPPGGGMGGMDY